ATATCGAATTGATAAATTCTTTTAAGTACCAAAATAATAATTGAGTACAATTTTAGAggtaaataatatattaactctttattatattaaaaatttgttttatgttttcatATTTAATGATACCAATTAacgttatattttatttaaaaaattcaactaacccaattattttgaatttaataaaacCAATTTctgaaataataattaaataattttaatcaatACTTATAAAAACAGTCAACACATTTCATTATCCTGTATCCATTCTAAATATTTAAGTAAGCATTATTGAAAACAATAaattaagcaaataaataaataagtagaaGACAAACTGATACAATATTTGAACTCACCAATTTGCGATTTAATAAGAAAGTTCTGGCTGCCTCTTTTGACTAGTACCAATTCTAtgaatattaataaatataaatcaaactaaaaAAATTGAGAGTAATAAAGTTCTTACGCTTCAAGTTCAGTCTATAAATAGCATCTTAGTTCTCTATCATCTCACACCCCAACCACTCAATCATCCACTTCTTCTCTTCTTTGAACTCAAAGTCCCAGCTAATATTAGAATCATGGGTGTTGTCACTTATGACTATGAGAATACCTCCCCAGTCGCCCCTGCCAGGCTTTTCAAGGCCTTTACTGTTGAAGCTCCGAAAGTTTGGCCCACGGCTGCACCAAATGCAGTCAAGAGCATTGAGGTTGAAGCTAATCCTAGCTCTGGAAGTATAGTAAAAATCAACTTTGTTGAAGGTTAGttctttcattttcattttcattggcCTTTTTGTAGTCTGTTTTAGACGAGTATGTTGTATAACAAGTATTGATTTCTTTAGGCCTTCCATTCCAATATATGAAGCACCAGATCGGAGGACATGATGAAAGTAATTTTTCATACAGTTACGATTTAATCGAAGGTGGGCCTTTGGGGGATAAGCTTGAAAAAATTAGCTATGAGAACAAGTTTGAGGCAGCTGCAGGTGGAGGAAGTATTTGCAAGAGCTCAATGAAATTCTACACTGTTGGCGATAATGTTATCACTGAAGACGAAATCAAGGCTCTCATTAAAGGGAGTGAAGGAGTTTACAAGCCTGTTGAAGCTTACCTCTTGGCTAATCCCGAAGCCTGCAACTAGGATATAAGTTGCTTTAAATTCTTATGCTTGCTTTTAAAGAGGGGTTTGATTTTAATGTTGTGCTtttgatattttctttttcatcttaaAACCTATATTGTCTTCTGGTTGTTCAGTAAGAATGATGGTGGTGGTGATCGAACTTTGATCATCtttgatatataatgaaataaataaatatataaactgGCAAAAAAAATCTTTACCCAATATATATTTTACAGGTTTCATGGAAGACTacaaattttcttttatataacTTTTGGGTTAGCAAAACTTTGAGCTAAAcattttttaattgaatttatattcaaaatttaaaaaaaatcatctgACGCTTTATAATAATAGCCTAATCATacaatttctttttttaataaaataataatattagcgAAAATAATAAAATCACCAATTTTATTAAAGATAGCACTTTTAAGTTATACTATATTATCTATAAGGATATTTACATTAAATAATCAATGTCACACAATTGCAACgatcaaatttaaataaaatattacaaaaatcaaatgaatttttttaggTTTTCCTTCTAGTTTAATGCTCATTACATTTCTCTTCCACGAAATATAGTTATTATTACAAATAATTGTTTCTTCACTTGTATTTTTTATTGCAACATGACCAATAACAAGTTATCAACAAGTTGAATATGGATTTTAAGGTTTCAAGAgttgaaaatttatgtatatatatttatgaaataAGGCTTAATGTATCATTTGCCCTTTTAAGTGTCTTGTAAATGGAAAAAATTTAGACCAAATAGAATTCATCATcgattattattttttatctttaattaattaattataattaataaagagataaattaagaaattaaatCTTTTGGAACTcttttataaataaattgttGAGTCCAAATTGATATTTGAAGTCAGAATCAAGCAGTGCTTAGATCAGTTCTAACAGCTTCAGGCACTAGTAATGAAAactatagaaaataataataaaaacacaaTAGATGTTTACATAATTCAAATTCCCTACATCTATGAGGCTTTGCCCATTCACTATCGTAGCTCATTGGACAATAAGTGTTTCCAAGCACTAACACTCACCAATTTAGACTTTTCACTTTTGTACTAAGATCTAAATATCTCCCTCTAAGTTTTCCTTGAAAACTTAGGAAACTAACCAAATCACACACTTGATTATTATAGTTTAATGCACTCACAAAAACGTTCCTTACTTGAACAAAATAAAGTGCTCCCACTAagtatgtaacatcccaaaaattgaGGGTTAGTAGAATCAGGTTTGGGAATCAAGAGAGAGTGGTCATGCCCTAAGTTTTGAGATTATCTATACATTTTTTAAGAAATATATGAGGTATTGatttgttggttaagtgttagtgaaacgtTTCTTAAAACTCAAGTTCAAATCCATTCTCtctcaccatttttattattttgcaaattttgtcTTAAACCCTAGTATATGACAtaccttatttttaaaataacttgCAAAGTTCAAATTTTTTTCCCTTGcaaaatttaatccctttttttttttaatgtgtatGCCATTCATACCCTTGAACCCTAAGTATAAAtacaaatttttattatatttttcaaccTTTAATTCAAATTTCCCTACCCTATCCGTTCATCATCCtcctctcctcttttctcttcaattttctttctttctcccattgTTGTTATCTCCTACACCTCCCATTTTACcatatctttcttcttctttttacatCAAGATTGTGCGCCATCTCCTTTATTCTAATGCTTCCATTTATCATCATCTAAATCAGCCCCAAATCTGAAATCTTGAACCCCAAGATCAATCCtgaacattgccaagaaagtgtcATTGTCGTTTCTCTCAATTAGCTTGGGTAAGATCTCCTTTCTCTTCAACTTCTTgattaatattttcaattaaaaacaaaaatttatagatattgaatttgggggattttaatgagatctcaaaccattttaaaattcagccccaattttggccaccatgggtggtggtgcgtgcgcctatgtgcaagaaagggggttgttttgtttcttgggTCTTGCTAATATTTTTTCTAGTATTAAATTGTGTTCTTGAAACCTTATAATCATCCTTTAATCACATGTTAGTTAGGTAGAGACGTTCTTGATCAATTAGACAATCAGGTTCCACAAATCATGAAGCGTAAGTGTaattaagggtaactagtttgttatttcgatATAGTTGTAGGGTAAaagttatgaattgattaaatgaaggaatttaatccttaattatCTACTTattttccagtatattattgaattaggtgctaACCTAAATGGCCTAAATCATCCGTAAATGTGAAGAATGATTGTATATACGGTTCGCATCGATACAGTGTAAGGAATCTAAGTAGTTttgattcataaaatagttataatttcaaggATTGGTTTGAACTCGTAAGTGTGTTTTTGGGGGATGATTTAAtggtatatttatttaatttataataaattttggtttaggtttgtttaaggaattattaaggaaaattggaagatttgCTAGTGTGCTGCAAGGAAGCGAAAAATAAGCTGTAGGTCCTAAACTCatcaaaattgtttgaaaatcttaaatatcatgttatatttgataaattagtttgctgattggattggcttaatatccaaattatttattttgtgaGTGACCGAAccaggtatgtttcgagccttaaaagattgacatattgacaaaattgctagtttgatagtatgaatttttttattgagtttgtaattgcatatttgagttacgatatatgagaatgtttgactgaatgatataatgtgttgagatattaagcttatgtatgatttaaatgcatgagatatttgttatattgtatACTGAAAAGGGTGCTATTTCTACACAACAAAAATccataaagtatgtgaaattgaatgatattcattaataccaacacaatggtaatttgaaagattggaacactgcttccatttactgaaagtatgtgattattgaggacatgcaaagcatgtcaaatgaatgtgaaaagtattgagatatgattatgtatgagattgtgtgacatattgcatatgcattgagttgggattttgtggttgaTGGAGGAGTTCTGTGGAGTGCCGGCGACATATGAAGTCCGCATTATTCgtagtcagtgcactgcacctAGAGTACCGAAGGGAATGACGATTTATCGCATGTTTACTGACAACTTGTCTGTATTTTTATTGGCAAAATTTTCGGCATATTGTTATCAGTGGTTTTAACCACAACGGGCTTAAGCCTATAATGTTTTAGAGTTCGGATGACAGGTTCTGaagaactcgtggtgtgtagcaaATGGTATGGGTAGGAACTTTTTTGCATTGTATTATGCTCAAGACATATccgaatgttattgatttatgttaCGTACTGTATTGAATGGTATCAAAATTAATGATTATTACTTGAATGACACACCATTTGACATCAATTTGTTAATGGCTAcgtaatgatatgaaattcctGTGATGGTTTTGTTTTCTTCTGTTAAAGCTAATCTATTTCACTGTATtcgatatttatgtttgtttaaataattgtttGACTCACACTGAACTTTTCATACGCTCACCCCaaaatagtgtttaacttttcaggtaaacctcaaaattaggaTTGAACTCGGCATACGAAGAATCACCTTGGACCTTGGACTAttcttaataagtattattaagtctttattggttttgacttgtattatttaattatttctagTCTGTGGCTTGataacttttcttttggggatTTTTTTACATGTAtgaattactcaagcataataaccgaataatgcatgatatcgagcttaagtaaaatttgatattgttccctaGTTTTCGCTACATTACAAAATGaaccatttttgaaaaacatatcaATAAGGCAACTAAGTTTCCAAATTGACTtgaaaaatagtttttttttataaaaaagagGAACAAACAAACagtttttctaaaacaacactatcaataataaaatgaatcctaagtatacacgacctaatgaatgaatgcttttaagtTAACTTAAAGTACAACTATGATTTTCtccaaaatgagtttatttaaagaCTTCAAAAGTAATGTAAGCTAGCTTAACCATTTctgtggctaatgtagccttctcaatttagccataatgtctaggccgggtttggaagGTTACAAAGCACGTAACCTATACAAGTCTTCACTAGGGGTAAACTAGTAAGTCGAGCTTGAATACTGTCAAGCTCATCTTGAAATTTGGAGCTCTATACTTGACTCAAGCTCGATTTAGCTTGTTTGCCAATTTTTATACTCAAGCTCGAACTCGAGCTGGAGTTTGACTCAATAATTAAGCTAGGGTTAATAATATATTAAGGGTAATAATgtgatttaataatataaatgttgggaaaattttttgtttgaaaacGATTTTCTTGTACagcagaaaattaaaattttgaggtccactcggtttgtgatatttatagcaataaatattaaattgaattcgCACCTATGTTTTCGAGTAGACGGATCCTTATGATTCTTAACTTTCACCCAAACGGCATTCTCCACTATTCTCGTACCACTAGCATATTGATGAGTGAAAATTAGTAACACTAGTACACATAttgatcaagtaataaagtgaagagcatatattatttccaTGAAAATCAAATTCTAAGTTGCTTAGTaacaactattcaattttattcaatctaaattaataaaataaattttaattactattaaaattaaactaagttAATTAAGAAGACtttattaaactaaaacaaagaaaatttatatattaaatccaATATGGAAAAATTAAATGTTCATTCACCTCCTTTATCAATACAAGATATTAAGGTGTAAGATATTCTATATTCTAAAAAAAATTGTGCGTTTCATACTTACCACGATGGGAATGGACAAACTAAGCAGTTAGGTTGCCCTGGGATTGATCTTAATTATTATCCTTAGTACAATAATTTGACGGTATTTATATTATATTCTATTTTAACaacactattattattataatcaACAACGTTCTTCGCAGGCTACTTGCTTTCTGGATAGTCCAAGTCTTCCCACGAATTTATCAGTAATTCTATTCTATTCTATTTGTTTACTTTTCTCATTACGATaataaaagttgcattctaatgtAATATTTGCCTCAAAATTACACTCAATTATTACTTTAGTATTTAAAGAAATTTTTTTAGGTATctcaaatttccaaacatcaagtaTATTATTCCCTTACTGCCATTacccaaaaaaaaataaagaaaaagatgtGGCATTCTGGGAGTGCATCATGTCACccaattttatgttttttttctgaaataaatgtaaacaaatgaaaaataagaaaaaatcaagaataatctaaaaaatttaaaatcaggaaaaattataaaattttccaatttttttaaaaataattttccttTTAAAAACGTAATGTAcaaaaaacaaataattaaaaatatagatAAAAAAACACAGAATAATATAGATATATGTATAGTACTTTTTATTAaccttgaatttttattttaaaataaaattctttttaaatttattttgccaAAAAATTTACTCAAGGCTTGCACttattttcttaaaataattATGATCTCAATTCTATAAACTAAATTGTAACCTTTCCAACTTGATTTAAACGTTGTGACCGAATTTGGAAGATTATATTGACCACCGAAATGACCTAATAAAACTATCGGAActtacaaaatagtcattttaaaatttttatttatttttgaagaaaaCTTAACATGTTATCTTCTTTTTACTAAACAATATAATTTATTTCCAAAACGATAGATATTAAGGTTTTCTTAGCGAAGGTTGATTTCCAattttatgaataaatatatatctTTTTTTCAAAAACTATTCGCTTAGTAATGCAGCAAAAAAGTGatatttaacataattttaatgaaaattagaTTTCATGTAAAAGTAAATCAAGTTCCATATTTCAGCAATCCAGAAATCAAAGTAAATGTCATGCATGCCAAATAAACCCAAAACCTAAGTCTCATACCATAGTTCAAATAAAACAATATAGTCTCTCAATAACAGAAATTTCAAATAATAAGTCTAGAATacttttattgaaaaaaaaaacaatctaAGCCAAGCCCTCCAAATGCCAAGTCTATGTCCTAACATGATGGTTTATCTgtaaagatgaaaataaaggggagTGAGCTTAAAAAACTCAGTGTGATTCCAATCACAAGAAGGTCAATGCAAATAGTAGATGAAGCACACAAAATAACAATTCTCATAACAATCACACTCATATAGCGATTCAGAGTATTTGGTCCTTAGATCAACACATTCAATATAATATTTTAGAATTCATAGTTATGCATGCACATGCTTTTGAATGGAGGTGCAATTTCAAGTTATTAGAGAAAATCTTACTTAagtccgctacacaccacaataAGGGTTCCTTAGTGCTCattcatccctacacaccacgttGTGGATGAACCATTAGTAATTGTAGATGAATTACCAGTAATAAAAATTGTGGATGAACCACAAAAACTTTTAGATAAAAAGTTtacagacaagctgccaatctgttaTGGATGAACAACTAGTGTTTGCAGATTATTAAACTGTCAATTATTCTTCCGCTCGTATCCTCCCACCCTATGCAATGCAATATGACATGCTTATAATAGATTAGTACGGTGGCAGTAGATATGCTTAACGTATTTGGTTCAACACTAGCAGTAGGCATGCTGAACATACAATCAATGATATAGTGGCAGAATTAACAATATAGTTTATCAGAATTACAGTGATAGTAGGCACATATCATTCACATATCATGCATATAACAATAGTAATTTAGCCATTCAGATAATAGTttccaaaatatgcatattaTCAGGGATTCAATTGAGTGAAATAAAACTCTAAAAATAGTTCGGGGACTATATAGGGACTAAACAGAATAATtcataaatttcatggaaaaattgtaaaatagggtcacatggctgtgtgatcAATCTTGTGAGGAGGCTAAGATCGTGTGGGAAGGGTATACAGTCAtatggccaggctgtgtaacaAACTGAGGTCATGTGACAAATGCTAAAGTTACCCTACAGGAGGGAAACAACTGTATGGAAGGGTTGTGGTCATGTGGTTCACAAACAAGCCTAGGATTTACAAGGGCACATGGTCATGTggtccacacacctgtgtgggagATTGTGTGGCCCTAAATCTACACAAGAGCACCACCTATTCACTTGGAAAAGAACACACACCTTTCATCACGGGTTTGGTTGACGTTCCTCACGTTCGATTTTGGTCTGATTCACTTAAATCCAGTCCTTCAAACGAAATTTACACACAAATTAATAGTTGGTATCAAGATTTGACAATATTTACAAAAGATTTGACTAGATTTCGAGTAAATTGATTAATCGAACCAAAAGATTAACATCGTACATTAATAGTATGAAAATATGGGATTTAATCCTTAAAACGGAACACACTTACTGATTGTTAGTAAAGGTAATGGATGCTATTTGATGATAACTCTAACACtattaagaaaaaaaagaaatgggGATTGATTCGATAGGAGAAAGAAAAATAATCAATAGTTCAAATGTTAAAATATGATGCAAGTATGAGAGAAAagaagaggaaaagaaaagggaaagaaaagaaataaaagatgaagaggagttttactaaaattttgaaaagaggCAAACTTAATCTAAATGGAAAAGGATGGTTAAATAGCTAGGGTTTGAAACCCTAGGGGCAACAAGGGTAATTTCCCCAAAGCTGgcaaaattcaaaagaaaaatgAGTGGGGAAGGAGGTAGCTTAAACCTAGGACCTATAGGATAAAAGAGTAACACTTAACCATTAGACCTATCACCCATTTCTTATTTAGTTTTAATTCCTGACCGTATATATTTTGAGTGTGACTTTACCCTAAGTTGTCGAAAATAAAATGGGAGGAAGGGAGCTCGAACTTTTGGGTCTTTAGGGAGGACTTTCTATCACTTAACCGTTAAGCCTAATTCAATTCTTATTTAACCATTTCGATTAACCCCCTATATTTTGGGGCATGACATAAATAATAGTAAATTATTCTTATACTTAATTGAACTTGAAAGCTTGTCTAAATTTTAGATTTACCTTAATTtcatttgaataaaattaaaaaaattaaaatgttaaataagtAAAGGGTAAATGTAATTCAAAATGAATGTCATTCAAATGGCAAATAATCTCAACATTGCAATAATCTCAACATTGTATTTTAACtctaaaaattttgatttgtaaccaacttataattctttaaatttgaaataaatcaaataaaaaaatagtcTAACGACTTCTATCTAAATTGATCAAACTCAAAagcatttaaatttaaaataattaaaataaaaatgaactCACATATAAAACAGAAAAGGTTGATCAAAGAAAATTATGACAACTACGAATTCATTTACATGGAATTTTATGGCAATGGTAGCTTCAGCTTGGAATCTAAAATTATTGAAAAACAAACATGACAATCTGTAAGGTTAAATCCCAAAGCATTttgtacaatttaatttaattcttaagTCTTGACAAGCCTTGAAAGAACCAATTCCATATATATtgtgtatttaaaaaaaaaacatgatatgtgctaaaagtaacatgttttattctcattcttaatgcgtttttgggtgattatccgatgttaaatttgaattttgtacTCCTAATCCTTTGAATTCATGTTTTATGCTTAATAGAGCACTTGGGAGCAAAAAGAGCAAAAAACAAGCGAAAGTCAGAGCGTCGGAGCAAGTTGATGGAGCCATACGGGCTGAACCATTTCACATGGCTAGACCATACAGCCATATaacccacacaggcatgtggtagGGCACGTAAtgccctaaacccggcccagatgttatggctgaatatgGCGAAGTCACATGAGAATGTATTTAAAACCGTGTTTACCCAAAAACTGTTCCAGTTACCACCTTTTACTTAATTCAGAGAACATATATTGATTAATTTGCTTGAAAACATTTCTTAGTTCGCAGAAGCTTACGAACAAATAAAGTTGCAGTTCCAAAATCCATAAACAATATTTCAAAATTCCGAAGCTAAATCAAATAGTCTAAAACCAGAAATTACATAATTACTCTCAACTAtagcaattaaaataataaaaacattaaaagcCTTTAGAACCAAAGTGTATATAGCAGTGGTTACCGTCGAGCCTTTCcgctgcaccgatccacctactgctggggattacctgataGACAAACAAAATAAgaggtgagttttcacaaacttagtgtgtacatccccacagtaaAACATGCATGTAAACGGATAGCAGTCAAACAGTCATAATCAAGCTTGAGCTCTTAACAGGAATAGTGTAGACCTTAGCCCACTCAGAACAGTATTAGATACATCTGGGTCTTAGCCCATACAAACATACATGCATATCAATTAGAACAGTAATGCCCACAAACCCtgtacaccatctccgtccaacccaacacaccatgtggggataaaatcgacccacccagccctacatcTCAAGtcagggataaaatcaacccatccaaccctacacaccaagtggtACCATATACGACACATATCAGATATATACAGCATAACTGCCAGATGACAGGCTAATAGGCTCTCAGTCTTCCTTCTCTTTAACAACATGTGCAACCCAATGTAATGCAACATAAATAATAAGGCATGCTCATGTGCAAATATCAAATCATAACATCATCATCAAATCAGAACAGATACACATGCTTTAATTATCATGCTTTTACATACATCTTAGTATCAAATCAGAgtataggggtctaagtaatgcttaccaacccTACAATCAGGTCACGAtagacttgggcgacccgtgcaaccttacagaacatttcaaacaaatcgggctcacacgctcatgtgggcccacacgcccgtgtggctcacacagcccaaattggcctcgcccgtgtggatcacacggcctggcccaagatCCCACATGTCCacgtggcccacacggcctaattgGTCAAGCCCGTGGCCTCGCCAGCTTTACACGCTGTGTTCGTCGTGCCCGTGTGGCGTGTACACAGCCTACTTTGTCGACCACACAGCCGTGTTTCGCCGCACGACCTCTACACAGGCAGTCCACACACCCATGTAGCGTCGACAATAGcattttcagcttttgccgaaacACGGTTTCAGATCGattggagtacacacctggtttcgatTGAAGCCTAACGCAATcccgagcactccagaacctatattccataatgtcaTGACC
The Gossypium arboreum isolate Shixiya-1 chromosome 10, ASM2569848v2, whole genome shotgun sequence genome window above contains:
- the LOC108488355 gene encoding major pollen allergen Bet v 1-E-like, with the protein product MGVVTYDYENTSPVAPARLFKAFTVEAPKVWPTAAPNAVKSIEVEANPSSGSIVKINFVEGLPFQYMKHQIGGHDESNFSYSYDLIEGGPLGDKLEKISYENKFEAAAGGGSICKSSMKFYTVGDNVITEDEIKALIKGSEGVYKPVEAYLLANPEACN